In one Alphaproteobacteria bacterium genomic region, the following are encoded:
- a CDS encoding NIPSNAP family protein, which produces MLTCFIRYHIDPTKKDAFAEYARNWGQAIPRCGADLIGYFAPHEGSSTLAYGVYNIESLAVYEAYRARLAADPLGRENYEFAQREKFLLREDRTFLKCVSLPHGGTVSS; this is translated from the coding sequence ATGCTGACCTGTTTCATCCGTTATCATATCGATCCGACGAAGAAGGACGCCTTCGCCGAATATGCCCGGAACTGGGGCCAGGCCATCCCGCGTTGCGGCGCCGACCTGATCGGATATTTCGCCCCGCATGAAGGGTCATCGACCCTGGCCTACGGCGTCTACAACATCGAAAGTCTGGCTGTCTATGAGGCCTATCGGGCGCGCCTGGCCGCGGATCCGCTGGGCCGCGAGAATTATGAGTTCGCCCAGCGGGAAAAGTTCCTGCTGCGCGAGGATCGGACTTTCCTGAAATGCGTGTCGCTGCCCCATGGCGGGACGGTGTCGTCATGA
- a CDS encoding glutamine--tRNA ligase/YqeY domain fusion protein, with amino-acid sequence MSETETQEARRDFIREMIRSDLANGKVSELVTRFPPEPNGYLHIGHAKSICLNFGVAEEFGGRCNLRFDDTNPTKEEQEYIDAIQEDVRWLGFEWDGEPKFASDYFETFYGYAVHLIEAGKAYVDDLSPEEIREYRGTLTEPGKESPYRNRSVEENLDLLARMRNGEFKAGEKSLRAKIDMASGNINLRDPVLYRILHAHHPRTGDAWCIYPTYDFAHGQGDAIEGVTHSLCTLEFEDHRPLYDWLIENLPVPSRPRQTEFSRLNMTYLALSKRKLIQLVKDGHVRGWDDPRMPTLRGLRRRGVPAAALRDFCSRIGLTKSDNTIEYPMLEHCIREDLNKNAQRRMAVLDPLKVTITNYPEGQSETLDAVNNPEDPEGGMRQVPFSRTLYIEKADFMEDPPKKFFRLAPGREVRLRWAYFITCQDVVKNDAGDIVELLCTYDPATKGGDAPDGRKVKGTLHWVSADHAVSAEVRVYDHLYVRPDPGADGDPIDDLNPDSLTVIADAKLEPSLTEIPVGETVQFERQGYYCVDPDGTPDKMVFNRTTGLRDSWAKAQKNG; translated from the coding sequence ATGAGTGAGACCGAGACCCAAGAAGCACGCCGCGACTTCATTCGCGAGATGATCCGCAGCGACCTGGCTAACGGAAAGGTCTCGGAACTGGTGACCCGCTTCCCGCCGGAACCGAACGGCTACCTGCATATCGGACATGCCAAGTCGATCTGCCTGAATTTCGGCGTGGCGGAGGAGTTTGGCGGACGCTGCAATCTGCGTTTCGACGACACGAACCCGACGAAGGAAGAGCAGGAATATATCGACGCCATCCAGGAGGATGTGCGCTGGCTGGGTTTCGAATGGGACGGGGAGCCGAAATTCGCGTCGGACTACTTTGAGACCTTTTATGGCTACGCGGTTCATCTGATCGAAGCCGGAAAGGCCTATGTCGACGACCTGTCGCCCGAGGAAATCCGGGAGTACCGCGGCACGCTGACCGAACCCGGAAAGGAAAGCCCGTACCGAAACCGGTCGGTCGAGGAGAACCTGGATCTGCTGGCCCGGATGCGAAACGGGGAGTTCAAGGCCGGCGAAAAGAGCCTGCGTGCCAAGATCGACATGGCGTCCGGGAACATCAATCTGCGGGACCCGGTACTTTACCGGATCCTGCACGCCCATCACCCGCGGACGGGTGATGCCTGGTGCATCTATCCGACCTATGATTTTGCCCATGGCCAGGGCGATGCCATCGAGGGGGTGACCCATTCGCTGTGCACGCTGGAGTTCGAGGATCATCGTCCTCTCTACGACTGGCTGATCGAGAATCTGCCGGTTCCGTCGCGTCCGCGTCAGACCGAGTTCTCGCGCCTGAACATGACCTATCTGGCGCTGTCGAAGCGAAAGCTGATCCAATTGGTCAAGGATGGGCATGTGCGCGGTTGGGACGATCCCCGCATGCCGACCCTGCGCGGGTTGCGGCGGCGCGGCGTACCCGCGGCGGCACTGCGCGATTTCTGCAGCCGTATCGGACTGACAAAGTCGGACAACACGATCGAGTATCCGATGCTGGAGCACTGCATTCGGGAGGATCTGAACAAGAACGCCCAGCGCCGGATGGCGGTGCTGGACCCGTTGAAGGTCACAATCACCAATTATCCCGAAGGTCAGTCGGAAACGCTGGATGCCGTGAACAATCCGGAAGACCCGGAAGGCGGCATGCGTCAGGTTCCGTTTTCCCGTACGCTCTACATCGAAAAGGCGGACTTCATGGAAGATCCGCCGAAGAAGTTCTTCCGTCTGGCCCCGGGACGCGAGGTCCGCTTGCGCTGGGCCTATTTCATCACCTGCCAGGATGTCGTGAAGAACGACGCGGGCGACATTGTGGAACTGCTGTGCACCTATGACCCGGCTACCAAGGGCGGGGATGCCCCGGACGGCCGCAAGGTAAAGGGAACGCTGCACTGGGTGTCGGCCGACCACGCGGTTTCGGCAGAAGTGCGGGTCTACGATCATCTCTATGTCCGCCCGGATCCGGGCGCGGACGGGGATCCTATCGACGATCTTAATCCGGATTCCCTGACGGTGATCGCTGATGCGAAACTGGAACCCAGCCTGACCGAAATTCCGGTCGGCGAGACGGTTCAGTTCGAACGGCAGGGCTATTACTGCGTCGACCCGGACGGCACGCCCGACAAGATGGTCTTCAACCGCACCACCGGTCTGCGGGACAGCTGGGCGAAGGCGCAGAAGAACGGCTGA
- a CDS encoding GAF domain-containing protein yields the protein MTSNRYREVVQRITALAEGETDAIALMATTVCELYQEDDRFDWVGFYRNVGNDILKIGPYQGGHGCLTIPFSRGVCGACARTGEVQLVPDVDAFEDHIACASSTRSELVLPVRDAKGNLLAVLDIDSDKPDAFDQEDVTALETLMRDLFAKAQ from the coding sequence ATGACAAGCAACCGTTACCGTGAAGTGGTGCAACGTATTACCGCCCTGGCCGAGGGCGAAACCGACGCCATCGCCCTGATGGCGACGACTGTCTGCGAGTTGTATCAGGAAGACGATCGTTTCGACTGGGTCGGCTTCTATCGCAATGTCGGCAACGACATCTTGAAGATCGGACCGTATCAGGGCGGCCATGGCTGCCTGACCATCCCGTTCTCACGCGGTGTTTGTGGTGCCTGTGCCCGCACCGGCGAGGTTCAACTGGTCCCCGATGTCGATGCGTTCGAGGATCATATCGCCTGCGCGTCGAGCACCCGATCCGAACTGGTGCTGCCGGTCCGCGACGCGAAGGGAAACCTGCTGGCGGTTCTGGACATCGACAGTGACAAACCCGACGCCTTCGATCAGGAAGACGTCACGGCGCTGGAAACCCTGATGCGGGATCTGTTCGCCAAGGCGCAGTAG
- a CDS encoding M24 family metallopeptidase has product MADDLARLVTWHNGEKSYSPFSDAEMARRQNAVRDWMGQNDVDACLFTSYHCINYYAGFVYCYFGRKYGFVIDRDGATSISAGIDGGQPWRRTFGDNVTYTDWRKDNYFHAVQTLTRGVKRLGVEFDHITLDTQRQLQDALPGVELVDVGQPSMWMRTIKSEEEHVLIRKGAQVADIGGVAVAEAVAAGVPEHEVAIAGTNAMIREIAASYPYVELMDTWTWFQSGINTDGAHNPVTNRVVQAGDILSLNTFPMIFGYYTALERTLFCEHASDAHLDLWEKNVAVHRRGLDLIKPGARCCDIAAELNEMYRGWDLLQYRSFGYGHSFGVLSHYYGREAGVELREDIDTVLQPGMVVSMEPMIMLPEGLPGAGGYREHDILIVTEDGADNITGFPFGPEHNILPSR; this is encoded by the coding sequence ATGGCCGACGATCTCGCGCGTCTGGTGACCTGGCATAATGGCGAAAAATCCTATTCCCCCTTCTCCGACGCGGAGATGGCGCGGCGGCAGAACGCTGTGCGTGACTGGATGGGACAGAACGATGTCGATGCCTGCCTGTTCACATCCTATCACTGCATCAACTACTACGCGGGCTTCGTTTACTGCTATTTCGGGCGCAAATACGGCTTCGTGATCGACCGGGACGGCGCGACCTCCATCTCCGCCGGGATCGACGGCGGGCAGCCGTGGCGCCGGACATTCGGGGACAACGTCACCTATACCGACTGGCGGAAGGATAACTATTTCCATGCCGTTCAGACCCTGACCCGGGGCGTGAAGCGGCTGGGTGTCGAGTTCGACCACATCACGCTGGACACGCAACGCCAGCTTCAGGACGCGCTGCCGGGCGTGGAACTGGTCGATGTCGGTCAGCCGTCCATGTGGATGCGCACGATCAAGTCGGAGGAAGAGCACGTCCTGATCCGCAAGGGCGCCCAGGTCGCCGATATCGGCGGCGTCGCAGTGGCAGAGGCCGTGGCGGCCGGCGTGCCGGAGCATGAGGTCGCCATCGCCGGAACGAATGCCATGATCCGAGAGATCGCCGCCTCCTATCCCTATGTCGAATTGATGGATACCTGGACCTGGTTCCAGTCGGGCATCAACACGGACGGGGCCCATAACCCGGTCACGAACCGGGTGGTTCAGGCGGGGGACATCCTGTCGCTGAACACGTTCCCGATGATCTTCGGCTACTACACGGCGCTGGAGCGGACCCTGTTCTGCGAACATGCCTCCGACGCGCATCTCGACCTGTGGGAAAAGAACGTTGCCGTCCACCGGCGTGGGCTGGACCTGATCAAACCCGGGGCGCGCTGCTGCGATATCGCGGCTGAACTGAATGAGATGTATCGAGGCTGGGACCTGCTGCAGTACCGGTCCTTCGGCTATGGCCACAGTTTCGGGGTGCTGAGCCACTATTACGGCCGCGAGGCGGGCGTCGAACTGCGCGAGGATATCGACACCGTCCTGCAGCCCGGCATGGTCGTGTCCATGGAACCGATGATCATGCTGCCCGAAGGTCTGCCCGGTGCTGGCGGATATCGCGAGCACGACATCCTGATCGTCACGGAAGACGGTGCCGACAACATCACCGGTTTCCCCTTCGGCCCGGAGCATAATATACTCCCGTCCAGATAG
- the prfB gene encoding peptide chain release factor 2 (programmed frameshift), with translation MRAETQAVVDELKQSLELLRRHLDWGVSTKRLEELNARSEDPDLWNDPEAAQKVMRERASLESRINGFLELENGLNDNVELIELAELEDDQSMIEDAEKALSSLRDTAAKLQLQSLLSGEADGNNCFLEVHAGAGGTESQDWAQMLTRMYSRWCDKRGYKTELIEESPGEEAGIKSVTLKVSGQDAYGWLKTEGGVHRLVRISPYDSSARRHTSFSSVKVYPEIDDSIEIEINDSELRVDTYRASGAGGQHVNRTDSAVRITHQPTGIVVQCQNDRSQHKNRATAMKMLKARLYEMELKKREAAAQENFEAETEIGWGRQIRSYVLQPYQMVKDLRTGVETSNTGAVLDGDIDAFLEASLASKLDGNHSEVEDLD, from the exons ATGCGCGCTGAGACGCAAGCGGTGGTCGACGAACTCAAGCAGTCGCTGGAACTGCTGAGGAGGCATCTT GACTGGGGTGTCTCGACAAAACGCCTTGAAGAACTGAACGCCCGGTCGGAAGACCCGGATCTTTGGAACGACCCCGAGGCCGCGCAGAAAGTCATGCGCGAGCGCGCGTCGCTGGAAAGCCGGATCAACGGTTTTCTGGAACTGGAGAACGGCCTCAACGACAATGTCGAACTGATCGAACTGGCGGAGCTGGAAGACGATCAGTCGATGATCGAGGATGCCGAAAAGGCCCTTTCCAGCCTGCGCGATACCGCCGCGAAGCTGCAATTGCAGAGCCTGCTATCCGGCGAGGCCGACGGCAACAACTGCTTCCTGGAAGTTCACGCCGGTGCCGGCGGAACCGAAAGCCAGGATTGGGCGCAGATGCTGACGCGCATGTATTCGCGATGGTGCGACAAGCGCGGCTACAAGACCGAACTGATCGAAGAAAGCCCCGGGGAAGAGGCCGGTATCAAATCCGTCACCCTGAAAGTGTCGGGGCAGGACGCCTATGGCTGGCTGAAGACCGAGGGCGGTGTTCATCGCCTGGTGCGGATTTCGCCGTATGATTCCTCGGCGCGGCGCCATACCAGCTTCTCGTCCGTCAAGGTCTATCCCGAGATCGACGATTCCATCGAGATCGAAATCAACGACAGTGAGTTGCGCGTCGACACCTACCGGGCTTCCGGCGCAGGTGGCCAGCACGTCAACCGGACCGATTCCGCGGTGCGTATCACCCACCAGCCGACCGGTATCGTGGTGCAGTGTCAGAACGATCGGTCGCAGCACAAGAACCGCGCGACGGCGATGAAGATGCTGAAGGCCCGTCTCTACGAGATGGAACTGAAGAAGCGCGAAGCCGCCGCCCAGGAAAACTTCGAGGCGGAAACCGAGATCGGCTGGGGCCGGCAGATCCGGTCCTATGTGCTGCAGCCCTACCAGATGGTGAAGGACCTGCGCACCGGCGTCGAAACCAGCAATACCGGCGCGGTTCTGGATGGCGATATCGACGCCTTCCTGGAAGCCTCGCTGGCGTCGAAGCTGGATGGCAATCATAGCGAAGTCGAAGATCTGGATTGA
- a CDS encoding antibiotic biosynthesis monooxygenase yields MIAVIFEVTPSEGGKAAYLDIAARLFEELKDHDGFLSVERFQSLSDPSKLLSLSFFRDEEAVAAWRNRMAHRDAQSAGREGVFQDYRLRIASVIRDYGMTDREQAPADSRERHDG; encoded by the coding sequence ATGATCGCCGTTATCTTCGAGGTCACGCCAAGCGAAGGCGGCAAGGCGGCTTATCTGGATATCGCTGCGCGTCTGTTCGAGGAGTTGAAGGATCATGACGGATTCCTGTCGGTGGAGCGGTTCCAGAGCCTGAGCGACCCTTCAAAGCTGCTGTCACTGTCCTTCTTCCGGGATGAAGAGGCGGTCGCCGCCTGGCGTAATCGAATGGCACACCGGGATGCCCAGTCGGCCGGTCGGGAAGGGGTGTTTCAGGACTACAGGCTGCGGATCGCCAGCGTCATCCGCGATTACGGTATGACCGACCGCGAACAGGCCCCGGCGGACTCCCGGGAAAGGCATGACGGGTGA
- a CDS encoding aminotransferase class V-fold PLP-dependent enzyme: protein MASERGYQFLLSPGPTPIPDRILRAMHCQSVDFSGPDFMALCDEVFEDVKAIFRTSGTVHLYAANGHGGWEAALTNILSPGDTVLIPEVGVFSEAWRSMADALGLHCETVANDWRHAIDPNRLEEKLRADTDHKIKAVLFVHVDTATSLKSDVLAARKAIDAAGHPALFCVDTIASLGTTHFPMDEWGVDVTVAASQKGLMMPPGLAMVAANDKAMQVGKKTTMPRRYWDWQERVAGEHYQRFCGTAPEHHVFGLREALNIIAEETLDGVIARHARLARTVRAAVGRWCDGGALQFNAVEPSQRADSVTSILMPEGMDAEAVRSTGREMNLHIGSGIGPFRGRAFRIGHMGDINEPMVLGSLAAIETVLRLHGVPLGNGAMDAAIAELSAANNDATVPNSAMKAAE, encoded by the coding sequence ATGGCGTCTGAACGCGGATACCAGTTTCTGCTTAGTCCGGGCCCGACGCCCATCCCCGACCGCATTCTGCGCGCGATGCATTGCCAGTCCGTGGACTTTTCCGGTCCCGACTTCATGGCGCTGTGTGACGAGGTCTTCGAGGATGTGAAGGCAATCTTCCGTACATCGGGAACCGTCCACCTGTATGCCGCGAATGGCCATGGCGGCTGGGAAGCGGCACTGACCAACATCCTGTCTCCCGGCGATACGGTCCTGATCCCGGAGGTCGGCGTCTTCTCCGAGGCCTGGCGCAGCATGGCCGATGCCTTGGGCCTTCATTGCGAGACCGTAGCCAATGACTGGCGTCACGCGATTGATCCTAACCGGCTGGAAGAAAAGCTGCGGGCGGATACCGATCACAAGATCAAGGCCGTCCTGTTCGTCCATGTCGACACGGCGACCAGTTTGAAGAGCGATGTACTGGCCGCGCGCAAGGCAATCGACGCCGCCGGTCATCCCGCCCTGTTCTGCGTCGACACGATCGCATCGCTGGGCACAACCCATTTCCCGATGGACGAGTGGGGGGTCGACGTCACCGTCGCCGCCTCGCAGAAGGGGCTGATGATGCCGCCGGGCCTTGCCATGGTCGCGGCGAATGACAAGGCGATGCAGGTAGGCAAGAAGACCACCATGCCCCGCCGGTACTGGGACTGGCAGGAACGCGTCGCCGGGGAACACTACCAGCGTTTCTGCGGCACGGCGCCGGAGCATCATGTCTTCGGTCTGCGCGAGGCGCTGAATATCATCGCCGAGGAAACCCTGGACGGCGTCATCGCCCGGCATGCCCGCCTGGCACGGACCGTCCGCGCGGCGGTCGGCCGCTGGTGCGACGGCGGCGCGCTGCAATTCAACGCGGTAGAGCCGTCCCAGCGCGCCGACAGCGTCACATCGATCCTGATGCCGGAGGGTATGGACGCGGAGGCCGTTCGGTCGACGGGCCGCGAAATGAACCTGCATATCGGTTCCGGAATCGGGCCGTTCCGCGGACGCGCCTTTCGCATCGGCCATATGGGCGACATCAACGAGCCGATGGTCCTCGGGTCGTTGGCCGCGATAGAAACGGTGCTGCGCCTCCACGGCGTACCGCTGGGGAATGGCGCCATGGACGCGGCCATTGCGGAACTGAGCGCCGCCAACAACGACGCCACGGTTCCAAACAGCGCAATGAAGGCCGCCGAGTAG
- a CDS encoding phytanoyl-CoA dioxygenase family protein: MAAYLDQETVDAFDRDGAAVLRGVFRDWVDTLRAGVDRNIEDPAPEARIYHDEEKGGTFLSDYCNWQRIPQYRDFIFNSPAADVGAELMGCEQVQLFHEHVIVKLPNTGIPTPWHQDQPYYSVEAPRTVSIWVPLDPVPRDRTLEFVGGSHKWGKFFRPQRFDGSALNPGDGLEDIPNINDHRDEYDILGWALEPGDAVAFDYRTIHGAPANNSADQSRRAFSLRLVGGPATFIRPEGRVTSPPFPNVTLASGDPLSGPDFPILRGA; encoded by the coding sequence ATGGCAGCCTATCTGGATCAGGAAACGGTCGACGCTTTCGACCGCGACGGTGCGGCCGTGCTGCGCGGTGTCTTCCGCGACTGGGTGGACACGCTGCGCGCCGGCGTTGACCGCAATATCGAGGACCCTGCACCGGAGGCCCGCATCTATCACGACGAGGAGAAGGGCGGCACCTTCCTGAGCGACTACTGCAACTGGCAGCGCATTCCGCAATACCGGGACTTCATCTTCAATTCACCCGCCGCCGATGTCGGCGCGGAACTGATGGGATGCGAACAGGTCCAACTGTTCCACGAGCACGTTATCGTAAAACTGCCCAATACCGGCATTCCGACGCCCTGGCACCAGGATCAGCCCTATTACAGCGTTGAGGCCCCGCGCACAGTCAGCATCTGGGTGCCACTGGATCCGGTGCCGCGCGACCGGACGCTGGAATTCGTCGGTGGCTCGCACAAATGGGGCAAGTTCTTCCGGCCGCAGCGTTTCGACGGCTCGGCGCTGAATCCGGGGGACGGGTTGGAAGATATTCCGAACATCAACGATCATCGCGATGAATACGACATTCTCGGCTGGGCGCTGGAGCCGGGCGACGCGGTCGCCTTCGACTACCGTACCATTCACGGCGCCCCCGCGAACAACAGCGCCGATCAGAGCCGCCGCGCGTTTTCCCTGCGGCTGGTAGGCGGACCGGCGACCTTCATCCGGCCCGAAGGCCGTGTGACCTCGCCGCCTTTCCCGAATGTGACCCTGGCCAGCGGGGACCCGCTGTCCGGCCCGGACTTCCCTATCCTGCGCGGCGCCTGA
- a CDS encoding dihydrodipicolinate synthase family protein produces MARGSFSGVLSPVLSPNSADGGVDAERFQAMCKWQLSAGIDGLAIFGTTSEANSISISERMRQTEALVASGVPADRLMPGTGTCSLADTAALTKQAVELGAGGVLLLPPFYFKGVSEDGLFAYVAELIRIVADDRLRIYLYHIPPQAVIGWSLPLIQRLVAAFPQTVVGLKDSTGDWDNTKAILDNVPDFDVFPGSELLLLDGLKNGGAGCISATANVNPTGIRAVLDAYAAGDMDAAEKANEAMKAVRLVFQGYAPIPALKAAVASFSGDDAWAAVRPPLLGLTADKTATLMEQLRQLDFSIDFNGKLG; encoded by the coding sequence ATGGCCCGCGGTTCGTTCTCCGGCGTTCTGTCGCCGGTCCTTTCGCCCAACAGCGCCGACGGCGGCGTCGACGCCGAACGCTTTCAGGCGATGTGCAAATGGCAGCTTTCCGCGGGGATCGACGGTCTGGCCATTTTCGGCACGACCAGCGAAGCCAACAGCATTTCCATCTCGGAGCGGATGCGGCAGACCGAAGCCTTGGTCGCATCCGGGGTGCCGGCCGACAGGCTGATGCCGGGCACGGGCACCTGCTCCCTTGCCGACACCGCGGCGCTGACCAAACAGGCTGTCGAACTCGGCGCGGGCGGTGTCCTGCTACTGCCCCCCTTCTATTTCAAGGGTGTCAGCGAGGACGGGTTGTTCGCCTATGTCGCGGAACTGATCCGGATCGTCGCCGACGACCGGCTACGCATCTATCTGTATCACATCCCGCCGCAGGCCGTGATCGGTTGGTCCCTGCCACTGATCCAGCGCCTTGTTGCCGCCTTTCCGCAGACGGTGGTCGGCCTGAAGGACAGCACCGGCGACTGGGACAACACCAAGGCGATCCTGGATAACGTTCCGGACTTTGATGTCTTCCCCGGTTCCGAACTGCTGCTGCTTGACGGCCTGAAAAATGGGGGCGCCGGGTGCATCAGCGCGACCGCCAACGTGAATCCGACCGGCATTCGCGCCGTTCTGGATGCCTATGCCGCGGGCGATATGGACGCGGCCGAAAAGGCGAACGAGGCGATGAAGGCTGTCCGGCTGGTCTTTCAGGGCTATGCGCCTATCCCGGCCCTGAAGGCGGCCGTCGCCAGTTTCAGCGGCGATGATGCCTGGGCGGCGGTTCGCCCCCCACTTTTGGGCCTGACTGCCGACAAGACCGCAACCCTGATGGAACAGCTGCGCCAGCTGGATTTCTCCATCGACTTCAATGGAAAGCTGGGCTGA
- a CDS encoding winged helix-turn-helix domain-containing protein, translating to MKEGPDIALIASLIGDPARANMLTALMDGKAYTATELAAEAGITQQTASTNLKKLESGGLIRQRKQGRHRYFALFDEQVGNLLESMMGLAAARGHVRTRTGPKDPALRHARICYDHLAGELAVSLLDSLLERRMLREDGEELHLTDIGESFFGAIGIDLDSLTGSRRPVCKSCLDWSMRRSHLAGGLGKAVLDHTYAAGWARRIDGTRIVAFTPVGESAFRKAFDIV from the coding sequence ATGAAAGAAGGCCCAGACATTGCGTTGATCGCCTCCCTCATCGGTGACCCAGCCCGCGCCAACATGCTGACCGCATTGATGGACGGAAAGGCGTATACGGCCACGGAACTGGCCGCCGAGGCCGGTATCACCCAACAGACCGCCAGCACAAATCTGAAGAAGCTGGAATCCGGCGGGTTGATCCGCCAGCGAAAGCAGGGACGCCACCGCTATTTCGCGCTATTCGACGAACAGGTGGGCAATCTTCTGGAATCCATGATGGGATTGGCTGCGGCTCGCGGCCATGTCCGAACGCGCACCGGACCGAAAGATCCAGCCCTTCGCCATGCCCGCATCTGTTATGACCATCTTGCCGGGGAACTGGCCGTGTCGCTGCTCGACAGCCTGTTGGAACGCCGCATGCTGCGGGAGGATGGGGAGGAACTCCACCTCACCGATATTGGGGAATCCTTCTTCGGTGCGATCGGCATCGACCTGGACAGCCTGACCGGCAGTCGGCGCCCGGTCTGCAAATCGTGCCTGGACTGGAGCATGCGGCGCAGCCATCTGGCCGGCGGTCTGGGCAAGGCGGTTCTGGACCACACCTACGCCGCCGGTTGGGCTCGCCGGATCGACGGCACGCGGATTGTGGCATTCACACCGGTTGGCGAAAGCGCGTTTAGAAAAGCCTTCGACATCGTGTGA
- a CDS encoding LysR family transcriptional regulator, translating into MDILHKKIRSLTLKQIAYAVATADAGNVSMAARRLNVSQPAISAAIQALEDLFGHRIFTRHPGQGVAPTSFGLTVLAEARNLLAQVESFSSLGDPAAAPRGQVVLCCYRGLGPYVLPGLLKHLESQLPGITVRFLEVDLDEVPSRLQQDNADMAITYNLGLDEGLESHSLYSARPYLLCASDHPLAVRDTVALQDLQGEALILLDQPTSAQHMISLLKGHGVEPRIAARVSEYELQRALVAHGFGISLTYTVPNNGVSYDGRPLVALPIDTPLPSEKVLLVRNIQSRYHPAVAATHAAVLDWAQTERVSPTVPHA; encoded by the coding sequence ATGGATATACTTCATAAGAAAATCCGATCGCTCACATTGAAGCAGATCGCCTATGCCGTGGCGACGGCGGATGCGGGAAATGTGTCGATGGCGGCACGGCGTCTGAACGTGTCTCAGCCGGCGATCTCGGCCGCAATCCAGGCGCTTGAAGACCTGTTCGGGCATCGAATCTTCACGCGCCATCCCGGACAGGGCGTCGCCCCGACTTCGTTCGGCCTGACAGTGCTGGCCGAGGCGCGTAACCTGCTGGCCCAGGTAGAGAGTTTCTCCTCGCTTGGAGACCCCGCGGCGGCACCGCGAGGTCAGGTCGTGCTGTGCTGCTATCGCGGGTTGGGGCCCTATGTCCTGCCCGGCCTTCTGAAGCATCTGGAATCGCAATTGCCCGGCATTACCGTGCGTTTCCTTGAGGTCGATCTGGACGAAGTCCCGTCGCGACTGCAGCAGGACAATGCGGACATGGCGATTACATACAATCTGGGCCTCGATGAAGGGCTGGAATCCCATTCCCTCTATTCGGCGCGGCCGTATCTGCTATGCGCTTCCGATCATCCACTGGCCGTGCGCGACACGGTCGCCCTGCAGGACCTGCAGGGTGAGGCCCTGATCCTGCTGGATCAGCCGACCAGCGCCCAGCATATGATCAGCCTGTTGAAAGGGCACGGCGTCGAACCGCGCATCGCGGCACGGGTCAGCGAGTACGAACTGCAGCGGGCCCTCGTCGCCCATGGCTTCGGAATCAGCCTGACCTACACCGTGCCGAACAATGGTGTCTCGTATGATGGCCGACCGTTGGTGGCCCTACCGATCGACACCCCCTTGCCGTCCGAAAAGGTCCTTCTGGTTCGAAACATTCAATCGCGATACCACCCGGCGGTTGCTGCAACACATGCTGCCGTTCTGGACTGGGCCCAAACGGAAAGGGTCAGCCCGACGGTGCCGCATGCTTGA